From Candidatus Babeliales bacterium, a single genomic window includes:
- a CDS encoding UDP-N-acetylmuramoyl-L-alanyl-D-glutamate--2,6-diaminopimelate ligase, with protein sequence MCKHHSIAHLPTHYPVTCHTDYVDAGSTFVAIAGANHNGLAFVPLAIEKGATKIVVQKSVIIPDTLRALLNQKQIALEYVDDTRKALAQLSAEAAEYPAEKLKIIGITGTKGKTTTTFLLYHILQTAGYKTAMLSTVQNEIDGGILPAQLTTPQPDYLHQFLKVCVEEEVEYVVMEVAAQATSLYRTHGIQFDAAIFTNLSQEHGEFYPSMEDYFAAKCALFDQLKLHGTMLINSDDTWGKKLLAQHPTAQTFGLETAAKFTAELSDASRAFITAAIKWGKNSLPITCPTLIGNYNLLNILAAAGCALQLGVNSRKIARALETFESIPGRLERYFLNNGATCIIDYAHNPSSYTALFSTLRPLTNHLILVFGCGGQRDAARRPIMGAIAAEYADVIILTSDNPRTENPADIIADIMAGIPEHNRANVRQILDRRAAIEHAYELSGQGSIFVLLGKGPDEYQIIGDTKTYFSEVAILNTLE encoded by the coding sequence ATGTGTAAGCATCATTCAATAGCGCATCTTCCTACACACTATCCTGTTACGTGTCACACTGATTATGTCGATGCTGGTTCCACGTTTGTTGCTATTGCCGGAGCAAACCACAATGGTCTTGCATTCGTTCCTTTAGCAATAGAAAAGGGCGCAACCAAAATAGTGGTACAAAAAAGTGTAATAATCCCTGATACACTCCGTGCGCTACTAAATCAAAAACAGATTGCTCTTGAGTATGTTGATGATACACGCAAAGCACTTGCGCAGTTAAGCGCTGAAGCTGCAGAATACCCAGCAGAAAAATTAAAAATAATTGGTATAACCGGAACGAAAGGGAAAACCACCACAACGTTCTTGTTATACCATATTTTACAAACTGCTGGATATAAAACAGCAATGCTCAGCACTGTGCAGAATGAGATTGATGGCGGTATATTGCCTGCTCAGCTGACCACACCACAACCTGATTATTTGCATCAATTTCTGAAAGTTTGCGTAGAAGAAGAAGTCGAATACGTTGTGATGGAAGTCGCAGCACAAGCAACCAGTTTATATCGCACCCACGGCATTCAATTTGATGCCGCAATTTTTACTAATCTCTCACAAGAACATGGTGAGTTTTACCCATCTATGGAAGATTATTTTGCTGCAAAATGCGCACTATTTGATCAGTTAAAACTGCATGGTACCATGCTCATCAACAGCGATGATACCTGGGGAAAAAAATTACTTGCACAACACCCAACAGCACAAACATTTGGACTAGAAACAGCTGCGAAATTTACTGCAGAACTTTCTGATGCATCACGCGCGTTTATTACTGCAGCAATCAAATGGGGTAAAAATTCTTTACCAATCACTTGTCCAACATTAATCGGAAACTACAATCTTTTAAATATTCTTGCTGCTGCCGGATGTGCTTTACAACTTGGCGTTAACTCACGAAAAATTGCCCGTGCGCTCGAAACATTCGAATCGATCCCCGGGCGACTGGAACGATATTTTTTAAACAATGGCGCTACCTGTATCATCGACTATGCGCACAACCCCTCTTCTTACACTGCACTCTTTTCCACATTACGCCCACTGACAAATCATTTAATTCTTGTTTTTGGTTGTGGCGGCCAACGAGATGCGGCGCGTAGACCAATCATGGGAGCAATTGCAGCAGAGTATGCTGACGTTATTATTTTAACATCCGACAATCCTCGTACAGAAAATCCTGCAGATATTATCGCAGATATCATGGCAGGGATCCCTGAACATAACCGGGCTAACGTGCGTCAAATACTCGATAGGCGCGCTGCTATTGAACACGCCTATGAACTTTCAGGACAAGGATCTATTTTTGTACTGCTTGGCAAAGGCCCTGATGAATATCAGATTATTGGTGATACCAAAACATATTTTAGCGAAGTTGCAATTTTAAATACCTTAGAATGA
- a CDS encoding amino acid carrier protein, translated as MNMHEIMEFLGIYFLGWPLIITCLIVGLVCTIAFNFIQIRYFCSMWRSILRPAEKLQAGADVTPLQAFINTMSANIGNGSLAGMAAAIATGGPGAVFWVAAIGVLLMSVRFAEVYLSIYYGKQSTTSSGLGGPMLYLQYVPGGSVLPTIYAAVMLVMSLIVGNAMQVNTIGLSLNTTWDIPTWITAIVSSVLIFYIVTGGAQRISAASEKIVPLKVIIFFSTSLTILAYHWNQIGSALQLIWHSAFHETAAVGAVLGFSVQQAMRFGTATSIFATESGLGSAAIFFGFTKSKTPMQDSILSMLNAFITTIVCVIIGLCIIVSGTWTTGLTSSQLTIATYQTTFGSLGGLIVTFLSIAFGIGVIVSFAYIVKETWAFLTGGRFSLFINIVYCLVAFAGTLASVKTIFSLVEIFNGAVLFINLYGILCLVPVVAREVSKFRAEKHN; from the coding sequence ATGAACATGCACGAGATAATGGAGTTTCTGGGAATATATTTCTTAGGTTGGCCTCTCATCATCACCTGTCTTATTGTTGGGTTGGTTTGTACAATTGCTTTTAATTTCATTCAAATTCGTTATTTCTGTTCAATGTGGAGATCTATTTTAAGGCCTGCCGAAAAACTACAGGCCGGCGCAGATGTAACCCCTCTACAAGCATTTATTAACACCATGAGCGCCAACATCGGTAATGGTAGTCTTGCTGGTATGGCAGCTGCAATTGCCACCGGAGGTCCAGGTGCCGTATTTTGGGTTGCAGCTATTGGTGTTTTATTAATGTCAGTACGATTTGCCGAAGTATACTTAAGTATTTACTATGGCAAACAAAGCACCACCAGCTCGGGACTTGGCGGCCCTATGCTTTACCTGCAATACGTTCCTGGTGGATCAGTGCTGCCAACTATTTACGCAGCAGTGATGCTTGTAATGAGCTTGATTGTTGGTAATGCAATGCAAGTAAATACCATTGGACTGAGTTTAAACACCACGTGGGATATTCCTACTTGGATTACTGCAATAGTTTCTTCTGTGCTTATTTTTTACATTGTTACTGGCGGCGCACAACGTATATCAGCAGCATCTGAAAAAATTGTTCCCTTAAAAGTAATCATTTTTTTCAGCACAAGTTTAACAATCTTAGCATATCACTGGAATCAAATTGGATCGGCACTGCAACTCATATGGCATAGCGCCTTTCATGAAACAGCTGCCGTTGGTGCAGTGTTAGGGTTTAGCGTGCAACAAGCAATGCGTTTTGGTACCGCAACGTCAATCTTTGCTACAGAATCGGGTCTTGGATCAGCGGCAATTTTTTTTGGATTCACTAAAAGCAAAACCCCAATGCAAGACAGTATCCTTTCTATGCTTAACGCATTTATCACCACAATCGTCTGTGTTATAATTGGTCTCTGTATTATTGTCAGTGGCACGTGGACAACCGGACTTACGAGTTCACAACTCACTATTGCAACCTACCAAACAACATTTGGATCACTCGGCGGCTTGATTGTAACGTTCTTATCGATTGCGTTTGGAATTGGTGTTATTGTTTCCTTTGCGTATATCGTCAAAGAAACATGGGCCTTTTTAACCGGCGGCCGCTTTTCACTGTTTATTAACATTGTATATTGCCTCGTTGCCTTTGCGGGTACGTTAGCAAGCGTAAAAACGATCTTCAGTCTGGTAGAAATATTTAATGGTGCTGTGCTATTTATTAACCTGTATGGAATACTATGCCTTGTTCCTGTGGTTGCCAGAGAAGTATCCAAATTTAGAGCCGAGAAACATAACTAA
- the tsaB gene encoding tRNA (adenosine(37)-N6)-threonylcarbamoyltransferase complex dimerization subunit type 1 TsaB: MTYFLAITHTYEAVDIALCKEYAVISVATISKFDASRDLIPQIDVLLREASLQLSDLSFITANEGPGPFSTLRTVITTVNGIGFATKIPLIGVSGLDAFLEEHADSEYEQSTVVLLNAFSFDVYYAVQEDVGCMNIDRLLAVLHMKLYGYHIRFLGQGAVLYKDKIQQIFGESAYFPDEMPLAVSVQQIAKSGLQIWQQHGEGLYQLVPLYLKQFMPVV; the protein is encoded by the coding sequence ATGACATATTTTTTAGCAATTACCCACACCTATGAAGCAGTTGATATAGCGCTTTGTAAAGAGTATGCAGTTATTTCCGTTGCAACTATTTCTAAGTTTGACGCTAGTAGAGATTTGATACCGCAGATTGATGTATTATTACGAGAGGCATCATTACAGTTATCGGATCTTTCTTTTATTACAGCAAACGAGGGACCTGGTCCATTTAGTACGTTGCGTACGGTTATCACAACGGTGAATGGCATTGGCTTTGCAACAAAGATTCCCTTGATCGGTGTCTCTGGGTTGGATGCGTTTTTAGAGGAACATGCGGATAGCGAATACGAACAAAGTACGGTTGTGTTGCTTAATGCATTCAGTTTTGACGTGTACTATGCGGTGCAGGAAGATGTTGGTTGTATGAATATCGATCGCTTGCTTGCTGTCCTGCACATGAAGCTGTACGGTTATCACATACGTTTTTTAGGACAAGGCGCAGTGCTCTATAAGGATAAAATTCAGCAGATTTTTGGAGAGAGCGCTTATTTTCCTGATGAGATGCCGCTTGCTGTTTCAGTACAGCAAATTGCCAAATCAGGGTTGCAGATCTGGCAGCAGCATGGAGAGGGCCTCTATCAACTTGTTCCGTTGTATTTAAAGCAATTTATGCCGGTTGTGTGA
- the ruvX gene encoding Holliday junction resolvase RuvX, which yields MKNLALDIGDVWTGTAISDALGMFARPYQTVETKDLVLFLTTVLQKEPIKAVVVGHPTTMRGTKTAQTIKVEEKKQELESLFAQVEWLFWDESYTSQLAEELKPARSKEEKRQSHSIAAAYILSSYLDHLQFLKNGSDDNLDNEGEDTLA from the coding sequence ATGAAAAATTTAGCTCTTGATATTGGTGATGTATGGACGGGAACGGCTATTTCTGATGCGCTTGGTATGTTTGCACGACCATATCAAACAGTAGAAACAAAAGATTTAGTGTTATTTTTAACAACGGTTTTACAGAAAGAGCCGATTAAGGCAGTTGTGGTGGGGCATCCAACAACAATGCGTGGTACAAAAACTGCCCAGACAATAAAAGTAGAAGAAAAAAAACAGGAACTCGAATCTCTCTTTGCACAAGTTGAATGGCTTTTTTGGGATGAAAGCTACACGAGTCAGTTGGCAGAAGAGTTAAAGCCAGCTCGTTCAAAAGAAGAAAAAAGACAGAGTCATTCAATTGCAGCTGCGTACATTCTTTCCTCGTATCTGGATCATTTGCAATTTTTAAAAAACGGTTCTGATGACAATCTTGACAATGAGGGAGAAGATACATTAGCTTAA
- a CDS encoding PQQ-binding-like beta-propeller repeat protein yields the protein MKVLKILLSVAVMSAACVPHVLYPAHPQEVLEEDAAARAEVARQLKLREFQQAEADRLKREGGARAVAAAQRVAAQEVQGLDDADDEGLQQVLAESLEPKRLVRSPEEEKEEGEKKVHSKAWRQHREDFEGWESEDAAARARRRGLIEYDDEGMLRLVGGVPTTVATQYMGPFLSNKEPSFLDKDAGILSTTIEGSKYISHVAVSSDGKTIAGLTRYGKVSIWDAVTEKLIRTFDSGIREDLEAISGDGRRIVAGTATQMIIWDALTRTSKKIKNYRACVHRALSADGKAVATVLDADHGVVVWNADTGEPQATFDIGQNRNVDSIAMSADGTLIVSAKYKKLYIADAHGNKPLDFITVDSHGTKIAIAPDGSFIVTTTQDGSLHVWNLITEELTHTLKDPRESASAADDIAISGDSSFIAAAYADGIRIWRLQSRLILTYGRRAYVLNEATSLRNQAKMVCKFPTNRLQVINKGVALLKRADVSRPDFEAYLGKIKDRINKAFTQGMQEAVDYLLSIQARANKTKNFPDKLRKEINQRVNTFLQQDQSQDNFTSIVNDAVRDVDQLFQKGEAGNKLPDVECVAS from the coding sequence AGCAAGCAGAAGCAGATAGATTAAAAAGAGAAGGTGGTGCGCGGGCAGTAGCAGCGGCACAGCGGGTAGCAGCGCAAGAAGTGCAAGGCCTTGATGATGCAGATGATGAAGGGTTGCAGCAGGTGCTGGCAGAATCACTCGAGCCCAAAAGATTAGTTAGATCACCAGAAGAAGAAAAAGAAGAAGGTGAAAAAAAAGTCCATTCGAAAGCATGGCGACAGCATAGAGAAGATTTTGAGGGCTGGGAGAGCGAAGATGCAGCAGCACGAGCGCGGCGTCGAGGCCTGATAGAATATGATGATGAAGGTATGTTGAGATTGGTTGGTGGGGTTCCGACTACAGTGGCAACTCAGTATATGGGTCCCTTTCTTTCAAATAAAGAACCAAGTTTTCTTGATAAAGACGCGGGGATATTATCAACAACGATTGAGGGAAGTAAGTATATCAGCCATGTAGCAGTAAGTAGTGACGGTAAAACTATTGCTGGTCTTACTCGGTATGGAAAGGTATCCATTTGGGATGCAGTGACTGAAAAATTAATACGCACATTTGATAGTGGCATAAGGGAAGATCTTGAAGCTATTAGTGGCGATGGCCGGAGAATTGTTGCCGGCACTGCGACTCAGATGATTATTTGGGATGCTCTTACCAGGACTTCAAAAAAGATTAAAAATTACAGAGCTTGTGTTCATCGAGCGCTTTCAGCAGATGGTAAAGCTGTTGCTACGGTATTAGATGCTGATCATGGCGTTGTTGTTTGGAATGCCGATACTGGAGAACCTCAAGCTACCTTTGATATTGGTCAAAATAGAAATGTAGATAGTATAGCGATGAGTGCTGATGGTACGTTAATCGTTAGTGCAAAATATAAAAAACTGTATATTGCCGATGCTCATGGGAACAAGCCGCTTGATTTTATCACTGTTGACTCCCACGGCACCAAGATTGCTATTGCACCAGACGGGAGTTTTATTGTTACAACAACACAGGACGGAAGTTTACATGTTTGGAATCTTATAACTGAAGAACTTACCCATACATTGAAAGATCCTAGAGAGAGTGCGTCAGCAGCAGATGACATTGCCATTAGCGGCGACAGTAGTTTTATTGCTGCCGCATACGCAGATGGTATACGCATTTGGCGATTACAATCACGTCTGATCCTAACATATGGACGTAGGGCATATGTTCTTAATGAAGCCACAAGTTTACGTAATCAAGCAAAAATGGTATGCAAGTTTCCAACAAATAGATTGCAAGTGATTAATAAAGGTGTTGCACTTTTAAAACGTGCAGATGTATCACGACCAGATTTTGAAGCATATCTTGGAAAAATTAAAGATCGTATAAATAAAGCATTTACGCAAGGAATGCAAGAGGCTGTTGACTATCTACTCTCAATACAGGCACGAGCAAATAAAACGAAAAATTTTCCCGACAAGCTTAGAAAAGAGATTAATCAACGAGTCAACACATTTTTGCAACAAGATCAATCGCAAGATAATTTTACTTCTATAGTGAATGATGCTGTGCGAGATGTTGATCAATTATTTCAAAAGGGGGAGGCAGGGAACAAACTTCCTGATGTGGAGTGTGTCGCGTCGTAG